In Fusarium oxysporum Fo47 chromosome IX, complete sequence, the following proteins share a genomic window:
- a CDS encoding NAD dependent epimerase/dehydratase has translation MASDTHMVTGGSGFIAIHLANQLLQAGYNVHTTVRDLKNTRKVQPLRSLQEKYPGKLELFEADLLKPGSFEPAMKDCSVVHHVASPFLMAEKIKDGQKEMVEPALQGTRNVLNSVNSTESVKRVVLTSTIGAIFGDYIDVKSMKDNILSESYFNESSSVTHNPYHYSKVVAEKEAWKIQKAQSRWDMVAICPGLVLGPSLTTGSDSGSLFLLDELFSGQLWFGVPDLSFCTVDVREIATAHIRAAETKSAQGRYIVCDREMVRFVDISKQIRPQAKRRWALPRHKLPNLLIRVVGPLFGLTQKWMRANLGVRFEVGNERGIKELGIVYRPLSETLDDHYKSWLAQKARQ, from the exons ATGGCATCAGATACCCACATGGTCACCGGCGGCAGTGGCTTTATCGCCATTCATCTCGCCAATCAGCTCCTGCAAGCCGGGTATAACGTGCATACTACTGTACGCGACTTGAAAAACACACGAAAAGTCCAACCGTTACGAAGTTTACAAGAGAAATACCCGGGGAAACTAGAACTCTTTGAAGCGGATCTTCTCAAGCCGGGATCATTTGAACCTGCTATGAAAGACTGCTCGGTAGTTCATCATGTTGCTTCGCCATTCTTGATGGCCGAGAAGATCAAAGATGGACAGAAAGAGATGGTAGAGCCTGCGTTGCAAGGAACGCGAAACGTCTTGAACAGCGTGAACAGCACCGAAAGTGTCAAACGGGTGGTTTTGACATCAACTA TTGGTGCTATCTTCGGAGACTACATCGATGTGAAAAGCATGAAAGACAACATTCTCAGTGAGAGCTACTTCAACGAATCAAGCTCTGTTACTCACAATCCATATCACTATTCCAAAGTTGTCGCCGAGAAAGAAGCTTGGAAAATTCAAAAGGCTCAGTCACGCTGGGACATGGTTGCCATCTGCCCTGGACTAGTTCTTGGCCCTTCACTCACAACGGGATCAGATTCCGGGAGTCTTTTCTTGCTTGATGAACTATTCAGCGGACAGCTTTGGTTCGGCGTGCCTGATCTGAGTTTCTGCACTGTTGACGTGAGAGAGATCGCCACGGCACATATCAGGGCAGCAGAGACTAAGTCTGCGCAGGGGAGATACATTGTCTGTGACAGGGAGATGGTGAGATTCGTCGATATCTCGAAGCAGATACGTCCTCAAGCTAAGCGCCGCTGGGCTCTTCCGCGCCATAAGCTGCCGAATCTACTGATACGAGTTGTCGGACCCCTTTTCGGGCTGACGCAGAAGTGGATGCGGGCTAATCTAGGAGTTCGGTTTGAGGTTGGTAATGAACGTGGTATTAAGGAACTTGGGATAGTGTACCGGCCTCTGAGCGAGACGTTGGATGATCACTACAAGTCATGGCTGGCTCAGAAGGCACGTCAATGA